Part of the Apodemus sylvaticus chromosome 15, mApoSyl1.1, whole genome shotgun sequence genome is shown below.
GCTAAGGATGGGAACCCATGGCGGGTGGTCAGAGTTACTCCCGGGTCTCTGGGTAGGGGCTGAGGTCCCTGGGATTAGGGCAATGGTACAGAAGACGGGTGGATTGGAGTAGGCCCTCTCTGGCAAGGAAAGTCGGGGCCCAGGATGGCTGTGGCTGTGAAGGGAGGTGATGGTTTTACAAGCCTGAGTCAGTCTGTGGGGGCAGCCATGGTACCTGAGGCACACAAGAGCAATGACCACGACAACCACCATGAACACAAAGCCTGCGACGGTGGAGCCCACAATCAGGGGGAGCTGCTCTTGAAGCTGCTGGGCACCTGAACCTGGAGGTCAAGAGTGAGCCGTGAGTGAAGGAATATGAAAGTTGAGCCGGGTGGGGCAGGGACTGGCATGAGGTGGGATGGGGTGTACCTCTTTCACTTGTGGTCTCAAACTCAGCCGGACGGCTGTACTGTCCGTAACCCGCTACCGTGCGAGCCCGGACCTGAACTACGTAGCGGGCATCAGGCTGCAACCCATCCAGTTGGACAGAGTTcttctggctggtgacagtggaggcgatgcctttactctgcaatgccATAGAATGAAGGCATCTTCGGGTGAGTCTCGACCCAACTGACCCCCACCCATCACCAGGCTCGCCCTGTGCTGAGGCTCTGATCTCAAAGGCGTTTAATGCTACCTGGGTGTAGTCTTGCCTGTGTAGCCCCCAGTCTCCTCCTGCCCCTGGAGATTCTAACCTTCTCAAAATACTTCATCTCATAGTCTAAGATGACGCCATTAGGCCGCTCTGGGGGTGCCCAGGACAGGGTCAGGCTGCTTCCCGAGCTGCTGTGCAGGTGGAGTGTAGGCACTtctgatggggctggagaagagaAGAGGCCCACTGAGGACTCCTTGAGCCCAGGCATCCTTCCTATCCCAAGATCCCTCTGTATCCAGGGCAAGATGACCAGATCCCCTCTTTGGTCCCCTTCTCACCAGCCTGGTTGGTGGTGATGTTCACAGCCGCATAGCGGGGCGGCAAAGGACTTTTGCCGGAGACACCATTGACAGCCTGCACCTCAAAGGTGTAGCGTGTGTGGGCCAACAGGTGGCTAATGTGGACCCGGCGCTCGGTCAGGCCCAGCTGCCGAGGCACAAACTCTACGTTGTCATCACAGCGTGAACAGGTTGTCGGCCCCCCAGCCCCAGAGCCCCCGGGGCATTTCTTGCAGATAACATTATAAAGAAGGTCATCTCGTCCGCCCAGGTCCCGGGGCTCCATCCATTCGAGGATCAGCGAGGTCTCATTCACATTGGAGATCACACCCCGGGGTGGAGATGGTACCGCTTTGGGAACATAGAAGAGAAATGAGTCGGGGGCCCCCGGAGTACCCTTCTGCCTACCCTGCCTTGGACGCTCAACTCACCGCTGTCAATAATCTTTCTGCACTTCCTCACTGGGGCAGCAAGACTCCTGTTCACCCATCAAGACTCAATGCACTGTTACCTTGTCCTGAAGCCTTTCTTGGCTGTCTCCTCTCATCCTCCATAGCTCATAACACCATTCCTAGCACTTAGCATATTACACGGTCATTACCTGTTTTTTTGCAATTTGGTGCTAAGCTCCTTAGTGACAACATCTCACTTTCTTTTTACACCCCCTGCACCTGGCACAAGGCCTGGCACACCAGAGGTGAGGACAAGAAGAGAGCAGGACAGCACACCCTTAGGTTGTGGCTAGAGCTGGGCTGAGTGTGCCGGAGAGAAAGGAGCgatggggggtggtggtggaggtccTAGCTAGGGGGACCTCGTAAGAACAAGCCTGCTGAGCTGGATTCCAGTTCAAGGGCAATCACCTCCTCGGTGACAGCTTGAGCATCTCTAGCTAAAGCTTCCTCATCTAGGAGGGCTGATCTCACTGACACAGGCTCTCGGGAAGGAAAGGTGTGCGGAAACAGAGCGCGGGAGCTCACGTACTGGTGCAGGCGCTGTCCGCCGAGTCTGAGTCTGCGCGGTAGAAGTTATTGTGGCAGGTGCAGATGCTGGCAGCCGGCGAGGTGGTGCGGCTATTGGGGGGACAGGGGAGGCAGGGCCCCTCTCCTTGCTTTGCCTTGTAGCTCCCAGGAgggcaggctgcaggagaaaAGAGGATGGCACATACTTACCTCCCTCTCCTGAGAGAACCTGGCCTTCTCCAGCCTATGTCTTAGCCCCTCCTCCAGCTCCCAGACCATGGGGGCAACGCTGGTATATTGCCCAACTCCAGCTACAAGGGGCCCTTCTGCCCCACAGAAATCCACGTCAGCGTATTCctctcactcctctcctctccccagtgCCTCAGGAGACATTAGCCCACCACCTGGACAGTCTGGGCttgtgggcagagggaagaggaggggatgggaagagACCACCAGTGAGTTTCAGCACCATGGACTCTGCTGAGTCGCCCCAGCCTTCGCTCGTGCTTTGGGAGAGTAATTCTTGAGAATCTCAAGGATGCTGCCACAGCCAGGCTAACGGCTTCTCAGCAGAGCCCTCCTGGCAAACCTCTGCCCCACCCACCAAGGAGCATGACAGGGgtgagaaaaggaggaaagaggggaggggtaAGAAAACACCAAGAAAGCTGGGGTCACCTGGAGTTCAAAGGCCTCAAAGCCTCCCAGGGGATTTATCCCAAAAGAGGGCAGAGCCAGGTGCCTGGGCATCCTTCTCATCTCCCTTGCCAACCATCCTCAGCACCCCCACCTTGTGGCATGAGCTCTGCATgttcctcgtgtgtgtgtgtgtgtatgtgtgggcataatatttattattcaaaATCAGAATATTTAAGGAGTGAAAGGGGACACTAAGATTAATAGGATAATGGGCATAACTGGAGACTATCGTGGACACACTAAAGAGACTTGTCAGTCTATCCATGTGGTGACCTCTGGAGAGGGTCACCGAGCTTTGCGATGCCCGAAGCTGGGGCTGTGCCCTTCTTTAGAGTTTAATCTCCCCTCATGAAGGTGATATTCCATCCTAGATCTTTGaaccagtgggggagggggcagaggccaggccagcctggttgctATGGGAACCAGCCTGCACTTCCTGCCAGGGACCTGCAGAGTGTTAGCCCTTCTTTGGGCTGTCAGGCTCATCACCCCCACCCGCTTTCCACACATGGGAAGAGGAAGTTTCCAGCAGGTTCttaaagagaagcagagaggccagtgaggcaacccagtactGGGCCTCCTGAGGCAGGCCAGGCTGATGGTCCAGCCCCCTCACACAGAGGGCTGTGCTAAGAGCCATTTTCGGCTCTGGGAGGTATGGGCACAAGTCCCATGGAGAGATTGGCAGACAGAAGAGACAGGACCCTCACTCACCTTGCCCTACTTCAGCCTTGGGTGAGGATTTAATGCCAGTTCTTACATTCCCTAGCTGGGAGGCCTGCAGTACAGAATCGCCCTAAGACTCAATGTTCTTGTTggtcaaaaaggaagaaaactagcAATTACTCTACAAGGTAGTGATGAGGCTTCAAAGAGAACACCCAATCAAGAGGATTTTACGGCTGCCTGGGAAGCCAGTATATATCGTGAGGTCTTAGACTCAGCAAGTCCCCAGTCTGCCCTGTGAATAGGGCTTGTACAACCCTGCTCTCCTGTGTCTCCACAGTCCTGGGACCAGAGGTTCCCAGCAGACGGTCTTAGTGCAGGGCATCACTTGTGCCCATGCACTCGGGAACGGCTCGACTACTGCCCATTTTACATGAGGGAACTGCGGATAGCACGATTAAGTGACTTGCACAGGCTCACGGAAGTAGTTGAGGACTCAGGACTAGGGACTTTTTGGCATCTAACTACTGTATCAGACACACTGCCTCTCAAGAAACCTTAAGGCAAAGAGATGCCCACAGCGCCATCACCTCGGCTCGAGAGAGAGCCCCTTAGAACTTCCAAGATGAAGCATGCATTAGAGACAGGACGGAGCCTCAAGTCTGTCCCAGGCTGGCACCGCTCACTAGTCCAGCGTGTCCAGGCTGGCACCGCTCACTAGTCCAGCGTGTCCAGGATAGCACCGCTCACTAGTCCAGTGTGTCCAGGATAGCACCGCTCACTAGTCCAGTGTGTCCAGGCTGGCACCGCTCACTAGTCCAGCGTGTCCAGGCTGGCACCGCTCACTAGTCCAGTGTGTCCCAGGATGGCACCGCTCACTAGTCCAGTGTGTCCCAGGCTGGCACCGCTCACTAGTCCCGTGTGTCCAGGCTGGCACCGCTCACTAGTCCAGCGGGTCCAGGCTGGCACCGCTCACTAGTCCCGTGTGTCCAGGCTGGCACCGCTCACTAGTCCAGCGTGTCCAGGCTGGCACTGCTCACTAGTCCAGCGTGTCCAGGCTGGCACCGCTCACTAGTCCCGTGTGTCCAGGCTGGCACTGCTCACTAGTCCAGCGTGTCCAGGCTGGCACCGCTCACTAGTCCCGCGTGTCCAGGCTGGCACCGCTCACTAGTCCAGCGTGTCCAGGCTGGCACCGCTCACTAGTCCAGCGTGTCCAGGCTGGCACTGCTCACTAGTCCAGCGTGTCCAGGCTGGCACCGCTCACTAGTCCAGCGTGTCCAGGCTGGCACCGCTCACTAGTCCAGCGTGTCCCAGGCTGGCACCGCTCACTAGTCCAGCGTGTCCAGGCTGGCACCGCTCACTAGTCCCGTGTGTCCAGGCTGGCACCGCTCACTAGTCCAGCGTGTCCAGGCTGGCACCGCTCACTAGTCCAGTGTGTCCAGGCTGGCACCGCTCACTAGTCCAGCGTGTCCAGGCTGGCACCGCTCACTAGTCCAGTGTGTCCAGGCTGGCACTGCTCACTAGTCCAGCGTGTCCCAGGCTGGCACTGCTCACTAGTCCCGTGTGTCCAGGCTGGCACTGCTCACTAGTCCAGTGTGTCCAGGCTGGCACTGCTCACTAGTCCAGCGTGCACAAGCTCTCCAATCTTTTCATGTAAAGCCCCCAttctcttgcccctccccctcaccaGTCCTTCTCTGGTACCAGGGACTACAAGGAGAGTCTGGTGCATGCCAGGCCTAGTGCCCCACCACTGAGTGCATCCtcagcttccttctttcctcaagTCTCCTTTTCTCTCGCATGCTCCTCTTCATAGGACGGTCTCTATTTCACAGCAGCTGCCCCTCCTATTCCCGCCCTCCAATCTACACCCGAGACCATATCTAGTGAGAATATGAAGTCaggctccttcccctcctccctcaggcCCCACTTACCACGGCACTGGGACTCCTTGGCGGCTGGCTCATGGCCAGTAGCGCAGGTGCAGGCACCAACGGGCACCATCCACTCCCCGTCGCCATTGCAGTAGAGCTTGAGCGGTACAGATACCTCCACGGCGTTAGCGATGCAGGTGCCGGGGGCAATGACCAGCGAAGTGGGCTCAGCCCCCGTGAGGGTCTCGGGGAAGAGTGCAAAACCTGCCGTGGTCGATGCGCACTTCTTGTAGAAGGCGCGCACAGAGATGAGGGACATGCAGgcaccctggtcctggaaggccAAGTAGAAGCCAGCCTTGGAAAGCGGCCCGAAGCTGCGCACCTTGGTGTTGACGCGTCCGGCATCGAGCCGCGAGAAGCTCTCATCTGGTGCAATTGTGTCCACTTTCACGTAGGGGTTCTCCATCCAGAAGGGGGAGGAGGCTGAAGCCACGTCGCTATCAGCCTCGTAGTAGAAAAGGTTGAAGGTCTCCTTGCAGGAGCCGGGGATGTTGGGAATGCTGTTGCAGTCTCTCACGGTGAACTTGAGCTCCACATAGACGCGTTGGACTTCCCGCCGCCAGATGAAACCCGTGCGCAGCCagttgttctggctggactcccgCACATTACACACCTGATACGTGCGGATAGGATTCATGGCCTCGTCGTAGCCACTTACTTCTTCCCACTGAGTGTGGAGCAAGGAAAAAGAGAATGAACCATTTACATCGTGTCTAGGGATTCTGCACTTACCTCACAGAGGTGCTTCTGTGGTGAGGGGctgagtgtgcatgcacatgcgcgtgcgcacgcgcgcgcgcgcgcgcgcgcgcacacacacacacacacacactcgggtTCAAAGCCCTGATTTCTGAGTGTCTAAGTTACTTaatctctctgtgcctcagtttcttggtCTGAAACCAAGAGATAACTAGCATACCTCATGAATACAGAACTAAATGAAGAAGGCACCTGGAACAGGGCCAAGACTTTGGGAAGCCTGTCAGTCCTATGTGTTATCTTGGGACTTTGGTTTTACCACCGGTAAAGTGGGCCTGACTGGATTAAATGAGGGTTTAGGGAACCAACCGGTGCAACTTGGCTAATCTTGCCCTACCAAGAGAGAGCATTTGGTGAGATCTGGCTGCCAACACTACCAACACATTTCACCATCACAAACCACAAGAAATCCAAGGCTTATAGAAGAGTCAGAGCAGCTAAAATCCAGTCGACCTGATGGCTGCAGAACCTGTAGTACCATCACTTCCCAGGGCTCAGCCCAGCCATGAAGGCCACGGGAGGAAGCAAGGAAATTAATTCCAACAGCGGAGAGATATTGGAACGGTAGGGATTTAATAGACAAGAAATAGAGGCCCGGAAAAGTCAATTGCCCTGCTCAAAGGCATACAATATGTTAGAGATCGGGAGCCCAGGCCTCCTggctcttttttaaaagtttgcttgtttatgtatttactttcgatttatttatttatttatttattttgattttttcgagacagggtttctccgtgtagccctggctgtcctggaactcactctgtagaccaggctgaactcgaactcagaaatccacctgcctctgcctcccaagtgctgggattaaaggtgtgagccaccacagcccggctgtttatttttaaagacaggttctctctcactatgtagtcctggctgtgctggaactatgtagaccaggctgtcctagaattcacagagatctgtctgcctctgcctcccaagtgtttctATTAAAAGCGTGAGCCACCCCGCTCTGGCTTCCCTTCCTGGGTCCTCCCTCGGCCAGCACACAGCACACGCTCCAGGGGCCCAGGCGGGATGGGGGTGGTCTGGAGAGACTTGGAAAGGCTGCTAAGGAGGGCAATAGGACAAAGATGAGCCAGCAGCCAGAAGACCGAGCCACAAACATTCACACCTTCGGAGCATCAGGCTAAGGTTACCAAAGAGAGGGGAATGAGAGCACCACAGGAGTTGAGGACAGAGGTGGCCAtgcccaggccaggccaggcccagGAGGGAGAAGGCAGAACAGCAACCAATATTCAGTGTAGATGATGGGCAAGCCTTACCCCACTCTCGGGATGAGATGTCCACGCTAGCTCGGACGTCACCCATTTCGTGTCCATGAGCGTCTCTGGGGAAGCAACAGAAGGAAGGTCAGGGGCTAACCTCAGAATGAGGGAGAAGTCACGCAGGAAAGTCAGGGATGTAAGAAACCAGTTTCCATCTGGCACAACCTCTCCTAAATATCCAAAGATGCCTCCCCTTTCCCCAGAGACCCTGAAGTTATCCCCAGAGGTGTCACAACTCCAAAGATGTCTGGCTAGCTGGCTAGGGGTGGATGTCTGCCTCTGACCCTAGGCCTGGGTTAACTGAGGCTGGAGCAAAGGCTGGTTCACACACCTCAGGCTCTACTAATCTTCACACAAAGGGGCCAGCAGGGCCTTTATCCTGGAACAAAGGGCTGTGGGCTTCAGACCGAGCAGTGTGGGCCTCCCCTGATTCTGTTCCCACCACAAAGGGCCAGCCTCACACACTGCCCTGGGGAAGAGCAGTGGCAGGCTAGGGCCTGCTCCCAGCCTCCTACACAGCCACCTTTGGGGGTTGAAGCAAGGATGCTCTCTGAGGTAAAAGGACCACCGATGCCTAAAACTTAGTTCAAAGCTTCATGAAATCCTTGGAGAAGGCACTGCTCACAGCCCTACGGAAGAGGGATGCCCAGACAGAGCAGGTCTAATCGACGAAACTGTCAGGACATAGAGCAAGGGGCCGAAGGTAGCTCAAGTTTGGGCCCAGCTGATTCAGGAACGAGAGCCAGGCATGgaggcatgtgcctgtaatcctggcacctGAGACTGGTGCTCAGAGGGTGAGGTGTTTCTGCTTAGTGCGGGAGTACatggtgagattctgtctcaaaaacaaaaaccagcgcCCACCCTTGTCCAGTAAAGCTCAGGGAACCGGAAACCGGCTGTGTGTCCCACCAAACTTCTCCCTCCAGCAAGTGTTTCTTGGATCTCCAAGTCAGGTGAGTCGCCTTCCTCTGTGAATCAAGGGACAGCCCTTCTCTGTTCTGAGCCCCAGGTTCCTGCTCAGCTCAGTTTGctcagtcgtgtgtgtgtgtgtgtgtgtgtgtgtgtgtgtgtgtgtacacccttAATGTTCTAGACACAAACTTGCCCCTCTAGAATCTGGTTCTGAGCATGACCCCAAGATCAGAGCTGGCATGACCCCAGAAAGGGAAGGgacaaccccccaccccaccccttctttCCTGCAGCCTCAATGTGGGACTTTAACAGGCAGAGACACCCAGAATGGTCTAGAGGCCGGCACATCCTTGGTGGGATAGCTGAGGGTCCCTAGAAGGTCCGAACTGCACACATTCCTGCAGAAGCCATCAGAGTAGCCAATGGGGGTACAGGGCAGAGATGAGTGGACCCAAGTGGGTGGCACAGGGGCAGAGTGCAGCAGGCACTCCATGCAAGAAACCAGGCTCCATAAAGGCAGCAGCTTACTAGGCTAGCTGCAATGGCAGGCTGTCCCAGCCTCCTCTGGCAGACAGACCTACAGACACATATTTGGCCGGGGGGAGGGGGTCCTTCAAGAAAGCGCAGATGGTCAAAAGCGGGGACCCAGAGACAGCACGGAAAGCAGGGCCTTAGCTGGACCCGAAGATGGTCCAAGTTGAATGACTCTGGCAGGCTGGGACCAGACAGCCGGGATGCTGGGCAGAGTACTACAACAGACAGTAAGATGAAGAGACAAGGAGGCCCAAAGAGACATCGACAGAGAAGGAGATTGCCAAGTGGCCTCTTCCCCAGCCGGCAGCCTGGAATACTCTTGTCCCAGGGAGCGGCCGCTCCGCGCGGAGCCAAGCGCACACCCTCCCCCAGCTAACCAGCCGGCCAGTCCGCCTGCTTGTCTGCCCGCCGCCGCCTGCcgctgcccgcccgcccgctggAGCAGGCAAGGGCTCCCACTGCTCCCGCGCGccgcctccctcctccctctccctcacttcctTCTGCTCAGCCTGTGCCAAACCCATCTGGAACTGTTTAAACCCAAATattcagccccctccccccctccagcCAGATTCCTCCACAGTTTAAAACAAGCCCTGCGCTGgctctgggaggaggggagggggagaagaggggggaggagagggggagggctgGAGGCGGgcgcaggaggagggagagagggaggctcttcatttctgtttaatttctggagagggagggagggggatcaGCCTTTGGCCATCGCTCAATCTCGGCACATTTTTCCCATTAATGAGGAGAGGACTTGGGTTTCCAGGCCTGTGTGCCTGAGGAGGGACTCGGGCTCCGGTCaccagggtggggaggaggcggGACGCTCTggtttctcctcttctcttgggAGAGGAGGGGTACGTTCCTTGCAGTCCGCCCAAGCGCGGGAGGGAGATCTAGGGCAGACTGAGTATCAGTGGCCTTGTCTCAGAGGGACTGGCTGGGTTATAGCACCCATCTCTACCCATGGTACCGGGAGGGAGACCTATTCTCTGCTGTGAAGACTCGGACTAAGAACAAAAGAGCAACGTGAGCGACCTCCAAATCCTCCTAGCTGCTGCTTACAGGCCAATCCCTCAGCCAGGTGGCTGTGGAGGGAGATAAGAAAGGACGGCCACCCCCTAGACACAGGACTTGTATTGTTCTTTAGAGTCACCAGGAAGCTATCACCAAGTTGGTGATCTGGAACTGGGGCTTTCATGAGACACCCTTTCGGTTTTCCAACGGGCCACAGTCATagccagcagcagtggcagcaaggGTGTGCCTCTCACCTATGCTCAGACACAACGCTGGCATAGGCAGTACCCAGTTCCCAGTGGCTGAACTTGTCCCACTCCTGGGACCACAGAAGGGCAAGTCAACACATATGGTGGACAAATACACTCAGAACCACCCACAAACACGTACACGGCCCCCCACACAGCTAGGACAGATGCATATGGCACAAACAGATTTGTCTCCGTAGACATTCGCATACAGAGAATCTTTCTTACACACAGACCCAGCGTGCCCTAAGGCAGACCCACTCTTGGTCACACAGCCTCCCTAAGGCCAGGCACACCCAATCCAACAGTAGTACATGCTCCCCTCATACACCCCACTACATAGCTACATCGTCCTGCATATAAACTACAAACACAAGTACTAGTTTCCCAGCATAGGCGTGTAACGTACTCTTACACAGTCATATGGAAAATACACCACAGTGCCACGAAGGAGTATGGAAACTCAATCTAAGAATCAACCATCAGTGGGGCagtttgtggcacacacctttaatcccagtacttgggaggcagaggcagaggcagaggcagaggcagaggcagaggcaggacgatCCCTATGAGCCGGAGGCCAGTAATGTCTACAgggagagttccaagacagggttacacagagaaaccttgtttcagaGGAGAAAACGGATCAATCAGTAAAGTTAGTGTAACAACCTGGAGGTTCTACAAGCAGCAGACACACATTGCGAGCATGCTTTTCTTTGGAGCGCCTGTAGTAGGGCAGATGGAAAAGTTGGAGGAAGGCACTAACTCTCACCCTGCCTCTCAAGGAGGCAGGGCAGTCCCAGCTCTCCTTCCTATTGTCCCAGCTAAAGCAGGAGCTGTCAGTCAGGTCataaggctgggggtggggcaggggcatTGAGAAGATTCTGGGTGTGTCTGGGTGCGGCCTCCTTAGGTATAGCCCCTGCCTGAGCAGCAAGCCACTTCCCTGGCAGCAAAATGGCAGTGTGAGGACTGTAAGTCTTGGGGAGGGAGGCAATCATTAGTCAGTTGAGCTCAGGTGCTTAAGTTGGGGACACTGTGGATACCCGGACCTGCCTCTGAGGGTCTCTCTTGACTACACCTGTGCAAGAGCACAGCCTGAGGGCCTTGCTGCCGCCCTGGTGATGGGCCAGGCCCACTCAGTTTTACTGAGATGCCAGACCCCACATCACCTCCAGGTTCCAAGTCCTCCAGAGGAGCAGAAGTGCCGCCTTGGCCCaggaaacaacaaacaagaagcaAGACAGATCAGATCCAAGGAGCCTTTGGCTTAAATGCAGGTCGAGGGTTCTCAAGTGGTAAGAAAAAGTCATATTTCAAGGTTAGGGAAGCTGGGGGTTATCACAGAAGGAGGGGGACAGGAATCAGGGTTGGTCAGAAAGAAGTGCCCTGAAGTCTAGACAAGTTGGAGAAAACTAACCCTGCTGTCCTTCCCCCATAGAGTCCCAACCTTGCACCCAAACAGAGGATTAGGTTCCCAGTTTTTAATTCTAGTCATGGGCCAGTTTATGCTCATGCTTGTACCAGCTGTGAAGGCCTGAGAGGGAAAGGGTTTGTGGGAATCCTGCCctagggtctgtgtgtgtgtgtgtgtgtgtgtgtgtgtgtgtctgtctgtgcgcGCGTACACTCAGGTAGGtgtagtgttgttgttgttgttgtttttctgttattGTTTCAGTGTTTTGCTTTGAGTGCCTAACTTCCCTGGGGTCACTCTCCCATCCTTAGTCATGGTCCCTTGGTCTCCACATCAGTGACAGTGGGAGGGGAGCATCTCTGAACAGAGaacacattttgtttttcattctttctctcagaTCATGGGGATTTGTAATTAAATAAAcctgagaaggaggagaggggagaagcaCGGGGCAAGGAGTGAGTCCAAAGCCTCAGTGTCCCACCCTGGGCTAGCTCTGCCAGCCGGCCTGGACCATGGACATCTGGCCCTGGCACAAggcctctctccattcctcctcaGGATGCAGGTCCCAGAGGCCCAACCAGGAGTTGAAGCGGAAGGCCATGGGAGACTTGGCCTAAGGATAGCCCTTGGGCCAAGGGGCCACTCCCACCCCATCAGGTACCCAGCTGCCACCCCCGCCCCCCTGCCCAAGCCCGACAAACCAGTTTGACTCAGCACAACAGGCAGGTCTACAATTTTCAAACTATGCAGGCCTGGTGATTCAGCCTCTTCTGCTGTTTAATTAGTGTGAGGCGAGTGGCGGAGGCCTGCCCACAACAACCTAGGCTCTAGCTCTCAGCTGCTTGGGCCAAGGTGGCAGCGGTGGCTAAGAGGGAGGCAGTGAGAAACAAATTGGTTCTGCTGCTGTCCCTCAGATCTGAAGCTCTGGCTGGTGACAAACTAGACGGGTGGGGAatggggggatggggtggagggggAATACCAGAGACGAGTAAAGAGGCGATCCTGGGCGGTCCCTAGGCAGTTCCCAGACTCTCAGGGTCACACTAACTACCTCAGAGGACAGAGGCTTTCAGCTTCTCCCCCAGGGCCAGACTTAACTAGCCTGGCTAAGTGAGAGGTCCCCACCCCACTTCTACAAACTGGGAACTCTCCCTTCACAGAAAGGTTTCTTCCCTGCTGTGACTTAACTATCCTTTCTCAAATGCATAGGACCAGTGCCTCAGACCCCATTCCTCACCCC
Proteins encoded:
- the Ephb3 gene encoding ephrin type-B receptor 3 isoform X1 codes for the protein MAGARPPPGLLPLLAPLLLPLLLLLPAGCWALEETLMDTKWVTSELAWTSHPESGWEEVSGYDEAMNPIRTYQVCNVRESSQNNWLRTGFIWRREVQRVYVELKFTVRDCNSIPNIPGSCKETFNLFYYEADSDVASASSPFWMENPYVKVDTIAPDESFSRLDAGRVNTKVRSFGPLSKAGFYLAFQDQGACMSLISVRAFYKKCASTTAGFALFPETLTGAEPTSLVIAPGTCIANAVEVSVPLKLYCNGDGEWMVPVGACTCATGHEPAAKESQCRACPPGSYKAKQGEGPCLPCPPNSRTTSPAASICTCHNNFYRADSDSADSACTTVPSPPRGVISNVNETSLILEWMEPRDLGGRDDLLYNVICKKCPGGSGAGGPTTCSRCDDNVEFVPRQLGLTERRVHISHLLAHTRYTFEVQAVNGVSGKSPLPPRYAAVNITTNQAAPSEVPTLHLHSSSGSSLTLSWAPPERPNGVILDYEMKYFEKSKGIASTVTSQKNSVQLDGLQPDARYVVQVRARTVAGYGQYSRPAEFETTSERGSGAQQLQEQLPLIVGSTVAGFVFMVVVVVIALVCLRKQRHGPDAEYTEKLQQYIAPGMKVYIDPFTYEDPNEAVREFAKEIDVSCVKIEEVIGAGEFGEVCRGRLKLPGRREVFVAIKTLKVGYTERQRRDFLSEASIMGQFDHPNIIRLEGVVTKSRPVMILTEFMENCALDSFLRLNDGQFTVIQLVGMLRGIAAGMKYLSEMNYVHRDLAARNILVNSNLVCKVSDFGLSRFLEDDPSDPTYTSSLGGKIPIRWTAPEAIAYRKFTSASDVWSYGIVMWEVMSYGERPYWDMSNQDVINAVEQDYRLPPPMDCPTALHQLMLDCWVRDRNLRPKFSQIVNTLDKLIRNAASLKVIASAPSGMSQPLLDRTVPDYTTFTTVGDWLDAIKMGRYKESFVGAGFASFDLVAQMTAEDLLRIGVTLAGHQKKILSSIQDMRLQMNQTLPVQV
- the Ephb3 gene encoding ephrin type-B receptor 3 isoform X2; the encoded protein is MAGARPPPGLLPLLAPLLLPLLLLLPAGCWALEETLMDTKWVTSELAWTSHPESGWEEVSGYDEAMNPIRTYQVCNVRESSQNNWLRTGFIWRREVQRVYVELKFTVRDCNSIPNIPGSCKETFNLFYYEADSDVASASSPFWMENPYVKVDTIAPDESFSRLDAGRVNTKVRSFGPLSKAGFYLAFQDQGACMSLISVRAFYKKCASTTAGFALFPETLTGAEPTSLVIAPGTCIANAVEVSVPLKLYCNGDGEWMVPVGACTCATGHEPAAKESQCRACPPGSYKAKQGEGPCLPCPPNSRTTSPAASICTCHNNFYRADSDSADSACTTVPSPPRGVISNVNETSLILEWMEPRDLGGRDDLLYNVICKKCPGGSGAGGPTTCSRCDDNVEFVPRQLGLTERRVHISHLLAHTRYTFEVQAVNGVSGKSPLPPRYAAVNITTNQAAPSEVPTLHLHSSSGSSLTLSWAPPERPNGVILDYEMKYFEKSKGIASTVTSQKNSVQLDGLQPDARYVVQVRARTVAGYGQYSRPAEFETTSERGSGAQQLQEQLPLIVGSTVAGFVFMVVVVVIALVCLRKQRHGPDAEYTEKLQQYIAPGMKVYIDPFTYEDPNEAVREFAKEIDVSCVKIEEVIGAGEFGEVCRGRLKLPGRREVFVAIKTLKVGYTERQRRDFLSEASIMGQFDHPNIIRLEGVVTKSRPVMILTEFMENCALDSFLRLNDGQFTVIQLVGMLRGIAAGMKYLSEMNYVHRDLAARNILVNSNLVCKVSDFGLSRFLEDDPSDPTYTSSLGGKIPIRWTAPEAIAYRKFTSASDVWSYGIVMWEVMSYGERPYWDMSNQDVINAVEQDYRLPPPMDCPTALHQLMLDCWVRDRNLRPKFSQIVNTLDKLIRNAASLKVIASAPSGMSQPLLDRTVPDYTTFTTVGDWLDAIKMGRYKESFVGAGFASFDLVAQMTAEDLLRIGVTLAGHQKKILSSIQDMRLQMNQTLPVQEVCPKPLHIEDGLEEGVMSPPQMPRGPGLPALQWGIFTTQIWLCFSSGGPGRLGWG